One genomic segment of Lytechinus pictus isolate F3 Inbred chromosome 18, Lp3.0, whole genome shotgun sequence includes these proteins:
- the LOC129281583 gene encoding serine/arginine repetitive matrix protein 5-like: protein MMKKKKSKLSLTFSTEPLKLPGRTEAEVQTKQSSPTEDLKRSLQERENIIKLLQTELERQSQEISFLRNQGNTFKRAKSFSARDRTYNPGQIEPSIGWNPALQRNKVKDSTSTISVSESTDSRQDGAPSLEALHISAEDIRMDVDSTKKPQSSRSTLQSSSNKQNASSTNKDPDAKSPYPGLYGPIETSSRRRRGNDIKEETSAGQTKAVAQQKKEPEKEADQSKDESVDEIVTRRRARREARRNVRLGIHSAQDKPPIPEPKEEVKPTQTKGTADKTTAKSSSITGPVKAQDSVTESPRVRRRRDRQSGHSTQSPVEAPQEPPLKLPLSPRTRDRQEREVFSDTTNDSEQESISLRSDSDIRRRFESILAHRRRESSDSVSSSRRSSPSGRLYDSNFSRTRTNGDVQNLRKKFTGSSPANVAQVGPVKQKSKSLKYEKERPREGSVKVLSQTFGSGDEKKTGGNSNKSSPRSLSPASSSGSLSTGIADKIKKLKNTDEKPIERRKSADLIKARVAQMEQPKDTHSETPQRKSMPAIQAVRSKFEKSGNQDTAQSPTRKAGGKISYTVSVTDSDKENSESSRTDDRSYRQKSKSSRLVAVVETTDSTKKPDTVTFTVNSHGRRRYGAMADNTNNSNSKHAEPPVTEDLAKPVETEKLKKDDANTVPTKEERENKEPKTPSGKREEDAKEGRRRRRERHKASESNKKAQETSKPEPTPEPEKHDTKKNETKETKAEEPPNKVEKEESKPEVKTETGKKGRRRRRGKGQSVDIPDEPKQSTQNKPKVEVLEEKAKEKEEKEEKEKEKSEKRYEKKEDVTKPSERHIQKKDKESTLTALKRMVSKREDVRPEVKVRDPTRARLEAENKSSSIDSIEGQDYPDLLAQTRLHDKDKGNSQDEGNGRRRPRSMVAESGLKGAAAAIGQAIPKPESEDKEKEKEKEKEKPKEAEEDDRRSRKETTRRGRFLAKADKFELFRRARSVGPGSKNKERSPSAERKSKGIRSSSIDRSKMRAKSPDPIKSKKKGGSIGGFLKASNSETDEDDDIEYDSEEYNSEEYDSDSDVGSGDTDDDVEDDLWTDMEECYRILFNCHSVLSKLQCRERKHALTWPISAMRQAALLS, encoded by the exons ATGA tgaagaaaaagaagTCAAAATTGTCACTCACTTTCTCCACAGAGCCGCTGAAATTACCAGGCAGAACAGAGGCAGAGGTGCAAACAAAACAGAGCTCCCCCACTGAAGATTTGAAGCGTAGTCTTCAGGAGAGAGAGAATATCATCAAACTTCTTCAGACAGAGCTTGAAAGACAATCGCAAGAGATATCATTCCTCCGTAACCAAGGCAACACATTTAAGAGGGCAAAGAGCTTCTCGGCAAGAGACAGAACCTAT AACCCAGGTCAGATAGAGCCATCAATAGGATGGAATCCTGCCCTTCAGAGGAACAAGGTCAAAGATTCCACATCAACTATCTCTGTCTCAGAGTCGACTGATTCCAGGCAAGATGGTGCTCCATCGTTAGAAGCCCTACATATCTCTG CTGAAGACATCAGAATGGATGTCGATTCCACCAAGAAACCTCAGAGTTCGAGGAGTACATTACAGTCATCTTCAAATAAACAG AATGCATCCAGTACTAACAAGGATCCAGATGCCAAATCACCCTATCCAGGACTGTACGGACCAATTGAGACATCATCTAGGAGGAGAAGGGGCAACGATATCAAGGAAGAGACTTCGGCAGGACAAACCAAAGCTGTCGCGCAACAGAAGAAAGAACCAGAGAAAGAAGCAGACCAATCAAAGGATGAGTCTGTGGATGAAATAGTCACAAGGAGAAGAGCTAGACGTGAAGCGAGGAGAAACGTAAGATTGGGAATCCACTCTGCCCAAGACAAGCCACCCATTCCAGAGCCAAAGGAAGAAGTTAAACCTACTCAAACCAAAGGGACAGCCGACAAGACGACTGCCAAATCGTCTAGTATCACTGGTCCAGTCAAAGCTCAGGATAGTGTTACTGAGAGCCCCCGTGTGCGTCGTCGACGCGATAGACAGAGCGGTCATAGTACCCAAAGCCCAGTTGAAGCGCCTCAGGAACCACCACTCAAACTGCCATTATCACCTAGGACTAGAGATCGCCAAGAGAGGGAGGTATTCTCAGATACCACAAATGACAGTGAGCAAGAGTCCATCTCATTAAGATCTGATTCTGATATCAGAAGACGTTTTGAAAGTATCTTGGCACATCGTCGTCGGGAGTCTTCAGATTCTGTCAGCAGCTCGCGTAGAAGTTCACCTTCTGGAAGGCTTTATGACTCCAACTTCTCCAGGACAAGAACTAATGGAGATGTTCAGAATCTTAGAAAGAAGTTTACAGGGAGCAGCCCTGCTAATGTTGCTCAAGTAGGTCCAGTGAAGCAGAAGAGCAAGTCTCTGAAATATGAGAAGGAGAGACCAAGGGAAGGTTCTGTCAAAGTATTAAGCCAGACCTTTGGTTCAGGAGATGAGAAGAAAACTGGTGGAAATTCTAACAAGTCCTCTCCTAGGAGTCTTTCACCAGCGTCTTCTAGTGGTTCCTTGTCCACTGGAATTGCCGATAAGATTAAAAAGCTGAAAAATACTGATGAGAAACCTATTGAAAGAAGAAAGTCTGCTGACCTGATCAAAGCCAGGGTTGCTCAGATGGAGCAGCCGAAAGACACTCATTCAGAAACTCCCCAGAGGAAGTCAATGCCTGCTATTCAGGCAGTCAGGAGCAAGTTTGAAAAGAGTGGTAACCAGGACACTGCACAGTCACCCACAAGAAAGGCAGGAGGAAAGATCTCCTACACGGTCTCTGTGACTGATAGTGACAAGGAAAATTCTGAATCATCAAGGACAGATGATAGGTCGTACAGGCAGAAGTCTAAATCTTCAAGACTTGTGGCAGTTGTGGAAACAACTGACTCTACCAAGAAGCCAGATACTGTTACATTTACTGTCAACTCACACGGAAGAAGACGGTATGGGGCGATGGCCGACAACACAAATAACAGTAACAGCAAACATGCAGAGCCTCCAGTCACTGAAGATCTGGCTAAACCAGTAGAGACTGAAAAACTAAAGAAGGATGATGCTAACACTGTGCCAACCAAAGAGGAAAGGGAGAACAAAGAACCTAAGACACCAAGTGGAAAACGGGAAGAAGATGCCAAGGAGGGGCGTAGGAGACGGCGGGAGAGGCATAAGGCTTCTGAATCTAACAAGAAAGCACAGGAAACATCTAAACCAGAACCTACTCCTGAACCAGAGAAACATGATACaaagaagaatgaaacaaaagaaacaaaggcAGAAGAACCTCCAAATAAAGTGGAGAAGGAAGAGAGCAAGCCTGAGGTCAAGACTGAAActggaaagaaaggaagaaggagaagacgAGGAAAGGGACAGTCAGTCGATATACCTGATGAACCAAAGCAAAGCACCCAGAATAAACCCAAAGTTGAGGTGCTAGAGGAAAAGGCtaaggaaaaagaagagaaggaagagaaagaaaaggaaaagtcgGAGAAGAGATATGAAAAGAAGGAAGATGTGACCAAGCCTTCAGAGAGGCACATCCAAAAGAAGGATAAGGAATCCACATTGACTGCACTGAAGAGAATGGTCAGCAAGAGGGAAGATGTTAGACCAGAGGTCAAGGTACGTGACCCCACGAGAGCGAGACTGGAGGCTGAGAATAAATCAAGCAGTATAGACAGCATAGAAGGTCAAGACTACCCTGACCTATTGGCTCAGACCAGGCTGCATGACAAGGACAAGGGAAACTCACAGGATGAAGGGAACGGCAGACGTCGCCCTCGGTCTATGGTTGCAGAGTCGGGTCTTAAGGGCGCTGCTGCAGCCATTGGACAAGCCATTCCCAAACCTGAGAGTGAGgacaaagaaaaggaaaaagagaaagagaaggagaaaccAAAGGAAGCTGAGGAAGATGATCGTCGTTCCCGGAAGGAGACAACGCGAAGAGGGCGTTTCCTTGCCAAGGCAGATAAATTTGAACTGTTCAGGAGAGCAAGATCTGTGGGACCAGGATCCAAGAACAAAGAGAGATCACCCAGTGCAGAGAGGAAGTCCAAAGGAATAAGATCAAGTTCTATTGATAGGTCTAAGATGAGGGCCAAGTCTCCAGATCCCATCAAGAGCAAGAAGAAAGGTGGCTCCATTGGAGGGTTCCTCAAGGCTTCCAA